Sequence from the Bos javanicus breed banteng chromosome 11, ARS-OSU_banteng_1.0, whole genome shotgun sequence genome:
gccaccaggggaCGGTAGCGGTACCAGCTATTCACCACTCGGCCCACGTTGGCCGCGCCCGCCTCGTACAGGCTGTCCTGGCGGATCTCGCCTTGGCACAAGTGGATGATCTGCCCGCCGCCCACGTACACGGCCCAGTGCGGGGCGGGCGCGGGCGGCTCCGGCGCGGGCTGCAGCCACAGCAGCTCCAGCAGGTCGCCTGGCTCGCAGAGTGCCGGCAGGGCGGTGACCGCGTAGACGCTCAGGTCGGCGCCTTGCGGGCCGCCGCTCACTTTGGAAAAGATGCATTCCTGGCCCCGAAAGGCGGAGAACTGAGTTTCGTTGAGGACCAGCTGGTGcagcaggtggtggtggtggtggtggtggtggtggcggctgGGGCTCTCTGGGCAGGGGGCGCAGCCCGGGGGTGCCTTCACGCCGAACTTGTCGGGCTGGCCGCGTTCGTCCAAGTCCTCCTCTTCATCCGAGAAGAAGTAAGCGACCCCGACCCGCAGCTCGTCCTTTTCGATCCCTGACGGGTCCCCGGTGGGCAGCTCGCTGTAGTTGAGGTGGGTGATGCGGTCCAGTTGGTTGCCCATCAATGTGGCGGCGAGGCGAGGGCCAGGAGCAGGGATCTGCAGAAGCACAGGAGACACGCAGAGAACACGATCAGAGTCGCGCCCGGCCCTCCCCAGGACGAGCGGTGGCCCTGGGACCTGGCCGCCCGAGCGCCTGTCCTCGAGTCAACCGTCCCAGCCGACTGCCCTTTGCCAACCGGGGGCCAGGACTGGCACAGAAG
This genomic interval carries:
- the LRATD1 gene encoding protein LRATD1, with amino-acid sequence MGNQLDRITHLNYSELPTGDPSGIEKDELRVGVAYFFSDEEEDLDERGQPDKFGVKAPPGCAPCPESPSRHHHHHHHHHLLHQLVLNETQFSAFRGQECIFSKVSGGPQGADLSVYAVTALPALCEPGDLLELLWLQPAPEPPAPAPHWAVYVGGGQIIHLCQGEIRQDSLYEAGAANVGRVVNSWYRYRPLVAELVVQNACGHLGLKSEEICWTNSESFAAWCRFGKREFKAGGEVPAGTQPPQQQYYLKVHLADNKVHTARFHSLEDLIREKRRIDASGRLRVLQELADLVDDKE